In the Leptolyngbya sp. SIO1E4 genome, one interval contains:
- a CDS encoding VOC family protein gives MAIARLIPNICSQRLVESRDFYVNLLGFEVAFDSDWYVQVASPTNPRLELGIIQQDNELVPPSFQAAPRGQYLTLVVEDVDAVYAKAQAMNLAVLQPPKDEFYGQRRMLVTDPNGLLLDISTPIAS, from the coding sequence ATGGCGATCGCACGTTTGATTCCTAATATTTGCTCTCAAAGATTGGTGGAAAGTCGTGACTTCTATGTGAACCTGCTGGGGTTTGAGGTGGCCTTTGATAGCGATTGGTATGTACAGGTTGCCTCGCCAACCAACCCCAGGCTGGAATTAGGGATCATTCAGCAAGACAATGAGCTGGTGCCGCCCTCTTTCCAAGCCGCGCCCCGAGGGCAATATCTCACCCTCGTTGTAGAGGATGTCGATGCAGTGTATGCCAAAGCCCAGGCCATGAACCTGGCGGTGTTACAGCCGCCTAAAGATGAGTTCTATGGTCAGCGGCGTATGCTCGTGACGGATCCTAATGGCCTACTATTAGATATTTCAACCCCTATTGCATCCTAG
- a CDS encoding DUF4870 domain-containing protein, with protein MNSDPDESARQLSARYHVYSLVCILLVGLLLSTIFPFREGIENFFEWGSVLAFTTFLSPYLEAFVALLCWRKSRDSHPFVKENSRKLLNFQISSALYSTVLINFLYLLARAASQPSYLGGWMVLAFFILLAPLILIFRVTTLVAGGLAARHGQILKHPFSIPFFH; from the coding sequence ATGAATTCAGACCCGGATGAATCGGCTCGACAACTCTCCGCTAGGTATCACGTTTATTCGCTGGTTTGTATACTTTTAGTCGGCTTGTTGCTATCTACTATCTTTCCTTTCAGAGAAGGGATAGAAAATTTCTTTGAATGGGGTTCGGTGTTGGCTTTTACAACTTTCTTGAGCCCCTATTTAGAAGCATTTGTCGCTTTGTTGTGTTGGCGCAAATCGCGAGATTCTCATCCTTTCGTAAAAGAGAACTCTAGGAAACTGCTTAACTTCCAGATTTCATCGGCACTTTACTCAACAGTTCTTATCAATTTTCTATATTTGTTGGCAAGAGCTGCCAGTCAACCTTCCTACTTGGGCGGGTGGATGGTGTTAGCTTTTTTTATTCTTCTCGCGCCTTTGATTCTCATTTTTAGAGTGACAACGCTAGTTGCCGGTGGGCTTGCAGCCAGGCATGGACAGATTTTGAAACATCCATTTTCCATCCCTTTCTTCCATTAG
- a CDS encoding pentapeptide repeat-containing protein has translation MADEVDYLDLIGQGVEHWNRWREDHPDHLPDLSRAYLFEAELKGVNLSGVDLSRACLIGANLQGANLSKANLQHVYASKANLEGADLSGVAFKQANFSEARLMNTNLSHVKAEGANLSTADLTGACVENWQINAATDLSGTKCDYLYQTQPQQDRYPQSGNFDPETFTQFIKRYRVSEAPARANVLAPPSSPAPPSSQPAPPASLITVLSLLPDPWSTKLLRASRQVNLSTRQWVFIAGVSVLGVAIILAALVNLFARMFTPRQLADSPLLIGPNVNLASLPCNELPPPDLQNEEPSHVYNNETEFYGQFENGLPLDGRGIMLFANGDRYDGEFRIGQRNGCGTFTFSNGRQYMGEFRNDQFHGVGIWQLESGERYVGQFEDNKCEGWGTFLFTDGSSKSGTWKDGTLVGDTLSCNRGIVSEPETTAQ, from the coding sequence GTGGCTGATGAGGTAGACTATCTAGACTTAATTGGGCAAGGGGTTGAGCATTGGAATCGCTGGCGAGAAGACCATCCTGACCATCTGCCAGATCTCAGCCGGGCTTATCTCTTCGAAGCTGAACTCAAAGGTGTGAATCTGAGCGGCGTCGACCTTAGTCGAGCGTGTTTAATTGGGGCCAATCTTCAAGGGGCCAATCTCAGTAAGGCTAACTTACAGCATGTTTATGCCAGCAAAGCCAACTTAGAGGGGGCCGATCTGTCCGGGGTGGCCTTCAAGCAGGCCAACTTCAGTGAGGCCCGGCTAATGAATACTAATCTTAGCCATGTTAAAGCTGAAGGCGCGAATTTGTCGACGGCTGATCTCACCGGGGCCTGCGTTGAGAATTGGCAAATTAACGCCGCGACCGATCTTTCGGGCACGAAATGTGACTATCTGTATCAAACCCAGCCCCAGCAAGATCGCTATCCCCAAAGCGGCAATTTCGATCCAGAGACATTTACTCAGTTTATTAAACGGTACCGTGTTTCTGAAGCGCCGGCACGGGCCAACGTACTCGCACCACCATCGAGCCCCGCACCGCCATCGAGCCAGCCCGCACCGCCCGCCAGCCTGATAACGGTTCTTTCACTGCTGCCAGACCCGTGGTCAACAAAATTACTGCGGGCGTCTCGTCAGGTTAACCTTTCAACTCGACAATGGGTCTTCATTGCTGGGGTGAGTGTCCTGGGAGTGGCGATTATCTTGGCGGCTTTGGTTAACCTCTTTGCCCGGATGTTTACCCCTAGGCAGTTAGCTGACTCGCCACTATTAATCGGGCCTAACGTTAATTTAGCCTCGCTACCTTGTAACGAGCTGCCCCCGCCTGATTTGCAAAATGAAGAGCCTAGTCATGTTTACAACAATGAGACTGAGTTTTATGGCCAATTTGAAAATGGGCTGCCCTTAGATGGTCGCGGTATTATGCTTTTCGCCAATGGCGATCGCTATGACGGCGAATTCAGAATTGGTCAGCGTAATGGCTGCGGCACGTTTACGTTTAGTAACGGTAGGCAGTATATGGGCGAATTTAGGAATGACCAGTTTCATGGCGTAGGCATTTGGCAACTTGAGTCTGGTGAGCGCTACGTCGGCCAATTTGAGGACAACAAATGCGAGGGTTGGGGAACCTTCCTCTTCACAGATGGGTCGTCGAAGTCGGGTACTTGGAAAGACGGCACCCTGGTAGGTGATACGCTTTCCTGTAATCGCGGTATTGTTAGCGAACCCGAAACAACCGCCCAATAA
- a CDS encoding L,D-transpeptidase, translating into MMLAGQSQAIAETLESSPSTIDGLESAASLERALLSPQPVDVSVSANPRPLNWPTVEPILPEARLPVRLVIRLSDRRVYVYRGDDVEVSFPIAVGRTGWETPTGEFQVFSMLENPGWTNPFTNEVMPPGPENPLGDRWIAFWTDGTNQIGFHGTPERESIGQAASHGCIRLYNEHVRALYQLVDVGTTVTIEP; encoded by the coding sequence ATGATGCTTGCCGGGCAGTCGCAGGCGATCGCAGAGACTCTGGAAAGTTCACCCTCAACTATAGACGGCTTAGAAAGTGCCGCCTCACTTGAGCGAGCACTCTTGTCACCTCAACCCGTTGATGTCAGTGTGAGCGCTAACCCGCGACCGCTGAATTGGCCCACAGTTGAGCCCATTTTGCCGGAAGCTAGGCTGCCTGTGCGCTTGGTCATTCGACTCAGCGATCGTCGCGTCTATGTGTATCGGGGAGATGACGTTGAAGTCAGCTTCCCGATTGCCGTTGGCCGCACCGGTTGGGAAACGCCCACCGGTGAGTTTCAGGTATTTTCGATGCTGGAAAACCCAGGCTGGACAAATCCTTTTACCAACGAAGTCATGCCGCCTGGCCCAGAGAACCCACTCGGTGACCGGTGGATCGCTTTTTGGACGGATGGCACCAATCAAATTGGGTTCCACGGCACGCCAGAGCGCGAGTCTATCGGGCAGGCCGCTTCCCATGGATGTATTCGCCTATATAACGAGCACGTCCGCGCCCTTTATCAACTCGTTGATGTTGGAACGACTGTCACCATCGAACCGTAG
- a CDS encoding DUF882 domain-containing protein, whose translation MKVKVKSDTLFKLQPKLSSELADSEKVFVKNGTEYEIEFSSEVANNHLRLELANVTLGNQKTFTWYAYKPDVEIVGSGVTAKVISDTLFKSQPVLSSELSDGEKVFVKNGTEFELQSYTPAAGNHTKLAIANAFLGPGNRNTWYAYSPDIKISGQKINLKVISDTLFKAKPVMSSQLASHEKVFVPNRTTFELHSYADAEGNHIKVALSGAFLGPENRTTWYAFAPDIEIEGTEPNNRPNDSNPGSPAKQGDRGQALKFPGFRGVYYTNNPIIAGGNFTWGEATHGGSRIPVSADIVYGMIRIAEVMEEIRTMFGSRPIQINSWYRDPTTNAAIGGASMSRHLSGDAVDFVIPGYHPYDVFARLDSWWGSRGGLASSTVFTHIDARGYRARWDYGY comes from the coding sequence ATGAAGGTCAAAGTCAAGAGTGACACGCTATTTAAGCTCCAACCCAAACTGTCGAGCGAGCTAGCGGACTCTGAAAAGGTGTTTGTGAAAAACGGCACCGAATATGAAATTGAGTTCTCTAGCGAGGTTGCCAACAATCACCTGCGCCTAGAGTTAGCAAATGTCACCCTGGGCAACCAGAAAACTTTTACCTGGTATGCCTATAAACCTGATGTAGAGATTGTGGGCTCGGGGGTGACGGCAAAAGTCATCAGCGATACCTTATTTAAATCGCAGCCTGTCCTGTCAAGCGAATTGTCTGACGGTGAAAAAGTCTTTGTAAAGAACGGCACCGAGTTTGAGCTGCAGTCCTACACCCCAGCAGCGGGAAACCACACCAAACTTGCCATCGCTAATGCATTTTTAGGCCCTGGCAACCGGAATACCTGGTACGCCTACAGCCCAGATATTAAAATCTCGGGCCAGAAAATCAATCTCAAGGTCATTAGCGATACGCTCTTTAAGGCTAAACCTGTGATGTCTAGCCAGCTAGCCAGCCATGAAAAGGTGTTTGTGCCGAATCGCACCACCTTTGAACTCCATTCCTATGCTGATGCAGAAGGCAACCATATCAAGGTGGCTCTATCAGGGGCATTTTTGGGCCCAGAGAATCGCACCACCTGGTATGCCTTTGCCCCAGACATTGAAATTGAGGGCACCGAGCCTAATAACAGGCCGAATGATTCTAACCCTGGAAGTCCGGCGAAGCAGGGCGATCGCGGTCAAGCGTTGAAGTTTCCAGGATTTCGGGGAGTTTATTACACCAATAACCCCATTATTGCAGGCGGCAATTTCACCTGGGGCGAAGCCACCCATGGGGGCTCTCGCATTCCCGTCAGTGCTGACATCGTGTACGGCATGATTCGCATCGCTGAGGTGATGGAAGAAATTCGGACGATGTTTGGCAGCCGCCCAATACAAATTAATTCCTGGTATCGCGACCCCACCACCAACGCTGCCATAGGGGGTGCCAGTATGTCGCGACACCTCAGTGGAGACGCCGTTGATTTCGTGATTCCGGGCTATCATCCCTACGATGTGTTTGCTCGGCTGGATTCTTGGTGGGGCTCAAGGGGTGGGCTAGCCAGTTCCACAGTATTCACCCACATAGACGCCAGAGGGTATCGTGCCCGTTGGGACTATGGGTATTAA
- a CDS encoding MFS transporter, producing MLSQLGIGFVLFYAPIFFVNQVGLSATQVGWGVGSEALSGMVGRFLSGSMTDSPQWGRRKTLLLSVLISAMADCVFVIANDFPIFVCGNLLMGLGVGLYWPSTEAVVADISPRQGCDEAFAVVRLADNLGLGLGVILGGVLIGNTQQYRLLFVIDGLTFLLFFAIVYMAIAETRPAHTDTRTFWQGWGIALRDRLLLIYVTVNVVFTSYISQVQSTLPVYLNRFVPNGAGYGLPEATLSVLFTTHVALMALCQLPVARRLKPFRQPRALMICACLWGVGFTLIWATGVGVFDHSSLGAAMALGILAIAITAYNPVASSFMVTLAPETLRGVYLSVNSMCWAIGYFVGPPLGGWALDQVRIISDSFWLVAAMSVAVVLGILYYLDWQLQIKHR from the coding sequence TTGCTCTCCCAGCTAGGCATCGGATTTGTCTTATTTTATGCGCCGATTTTTTTCGTTAACCAGGTGGGCTTGTCAGCTACCCAGGTCGGCTGGGGAGTGGGGAGTGAAGCTCTTTCTGGCATGGTCGGGCGGTTTTTAAGTGGCTCTATGACCGACTCCCCCCAGTGGGGACGTCGAAAAACCCTGTTGCTATCGGTGTTGATCTCAGCGATGGCCGACTGCGTGTTCGTAATTGCAAATGACTTCCCCATCTTTGTCTGCGGTAATTTGCTGATGGGATTAGGGGTGGGCCTGTACTGGCCATCTACGGAGGCCGTGGTGGCCGACATCTCCCCCAGACAGGGATGTGATGAAGCCTTTGCCGTCGTGCGTCTGGCTGACAATCTGGGACTAGGATTAGGCGTCATCTTAGGCGGGGTTCTGATCGGCAATACCCAGCAGTATCGTTTGCTGTTTGTCATTGATGGCCTGACGTTTCTGCTGTTTTTTGCCATTGTTTACATGGCGATCGCGGAAACTCGCCCCGCCCACACCGACACCCGCACGTTCTGGCAGGGATGGGGCATCGCCTTAAGGGATCGACTGCTACTCATTTACGTAACCGTGAATGTCGTGTTCACAAGCTACATTTCCCAGGTACAGAGCACGTTACCGGTCTATCTCAATAGGTTTGTGCCAAACGGTGCCGGGTACGGGCTCCCAGAAGCCACCCTGAGTGTTCTCTTCACCACCCATGTGGCCTTAATGGCGTTGTGTCAGTTACCCGTTGCCCGCAGACTCAAGCCCTTTCGCCAGCCGCGAGCTTTAATGATTTGCGCCTGTTTGTGGGGGGTCGGCTTCACGTTAATTTGGGCAACAGGGGTTGGGGTATTTGACCATTCAAGTCTAGGGGCAGCGATGGCTTTAGGCATTCTGGCGATCGCAATCACCGCCTATAACCCGGTGGCCTCTTCCTTTATGGTGACGCTGGCCCCTGAAACCTTACGGGGGGTCTATCTGTCTGTTAACTCTATGTGTTGGGCGATCGGATATTTTGTAGGGCCACCGTTGGGGGGCTGGGCGTTGGATCAAGTCCGCATCATCTCTGATAGTTTCTGGTTAGTAGCCGCCATGAGTGTTGCTGTGGTATTGGGAATTTTGTACTATCTCGACTGGCAGCTACAAATAAAACATCGTTAA
- a CDS encoding DUF2157 domain-containing protein produces MASDKFCRELRGEAQRWREDGLISDDQFRQLAQQYQFEELNTAARDRFVMILLGLGSLLVGIGAITFVAANWQALSQTIKAGILFTAMVMADLSGFALVNRIAPNNRWQRLGQALLLLGALLLGANLALMGQIVHTSGTRYELCAAWALGVLAMAYGVRLPFLAMLALLLLGIGYWSAFWDMMWLQAAWLGVWTLQMMPLIVTALFLPLAYRCRSQWLFALTAIAMTSSLFVLILDVGRSLPPLLEALSLILPYALLWAYDDTLWGVGRRWVQGRFSLGEAVFLGPAVSSSTRPRPFPPQAADRPFQPIARGLMLFSLSVFYWVVSFQDAWLVGVGRELPAAPLQWQDTWLMVLLLLLFSAWTALSWGYLGWRPGRPGRLDSLSAVLLVFLLITAGVFFWALVAGPIPIVATTVFNILLALMALGMMREGLGAGSRLPFWWGLVMLTLQILSRVLEYETGLLIKSLVFVVCGIAVILVGLWFERYVRTLRVDSA; encoded by the coding sequence GTGGCCTCAGATAAGTTTTGTCGTGAGCTGCGGGGGGAAGCCCAGCGTTGGCGTGAAGACGGGCTGATTTCAGATGATCAGTTCCGACAGCTGGCTCAGCAATACCAATTTGAGGAACTCAATACGGCAGCCCGCGATCGCTTCGTGATGATTTTGTTGGGGCTAGGCAGCCTGCTGGTTGGGATTGGGGCCATCACCTTTGTTGCCGCTAACTGGCAAGCCCTCTCTCAAACCATTAAAGCGGGGATTCTGTTTACTGCCATGGTGATGGCAGACCTCAGCGGATTTGCGTTAGTCAATCGCATCGCACCCAATAATCGCTGGCAGCGGCTAGGGCAGGCGTTGCTGCTGTTAGGCGCGCTCTTGCTAGGGGCCAACCTTGCTTTGATGGGGCAGATTGTGCACACCAGCGGCACCCGGTATGAACTGTGCGCGGCCTGGGCTTTAGGGGTGTTAGCCATGGCCTACGGTGTGCGCCTGCCGTTTTTAGCCATGCTGGCGCTGTTGCTCTTGGGCATTGGGTATTGGAGTGCCTTTTGGGACATGATGTGGTTGCAAGCCGCTTGGCTAGGGGTTTGGACCCTACAAATGATGCCCCTCATTGTCACGGCCCTCTTTTTACCCCTGGCCTACCGTTGTCGATCTCAATGGCTGTTTGCCCTGACAGCTATTGCCATGACATCTTCTCTATTTGTGCTGATTTTGGATGTGGGCCGCTCGTTGCCTCCCTTGCTGGAAGCGTTGAGTTTGATCTTGCCCTATGCCTTGCTGTGGGCCTATGACGACACGCTGTGGGGGGTCGGTAGACGGTGGGTGCAGGGGCGATTCTCCCTGGGTGAAGCAGTGTTTTTAGGGCCAGCTGTCTCCTCCTCAACCCGTCCACGGCCATTTCCCCCGCAGGCGGCAGACCGTCCTTTTCAACCGATTGCCCGGGGGCTGATGCTGTTTAGCCTCAGCGTGTTCTATTGGGTGGTGTCTTTTCAAGATGCCTGGCTGGTGGGGGTGGGTCGTGAATTGCCAGCCGCCCCCTTACAATGGCAGGACACTTGGCTAATGGTTTTGCTGCTGCTGCTCTTTAGCGCCTGGACAGCCCTGTCTTGGGGGTATTTGGGGTGGCGGCCAGGGCGACCGGGGCGACTCGACTCTCTGAGTGCTGTTCTGCTTGTATTCTTGTTGATAACAGCGGGCGTATTCTTTTGGGCCTTGGTAGCGGGGCCAATTCCCATTGTTGCTACGACAGTTTTTAACATCCTGTTGGCGCTGATGGCGCTGGGGATGATGCGGGAGGGATTGGGCGCTGGATCACGGCTGCCGTTCTGGTGGGGGCTGGTGATGCTAACGTTACAGATTCTGAGTCGGGTGCTGGAGTATGAGACAGGATTGCTGATCAAATCCCTGGTATTTGTTGTTTGTGGCATTGCGGTAATTTTGGTAGGGCTTTGGTTTGAGCGCTATGTTCGCACCTTGCGAGTTGATTCTGCATGA
- a CDS encoding GDYXXLXY domain-containing protein, translating to MTKTGARFGQRGLWAIALPLLIQTGLIVSVPLRAAIARVVGKTVVLQTVPVDPYDPFRGYYTTLRYDISQRGFLSTLDGWDTVKPMLESASTSELLEPGRPFFVMLEVPETGNAPTVPPAVWQPVAVSRQRPQNLSNNQIALKGIYRSDHIIYGLERYYLPEAERIDLDQRIRAAQTVEESPRLQVEVRIGPFGNAVPIALWLQDERIMF from the coding sequence ATGACTAAAACAGGCGCAAGATTTGGCCAGAGAGGGCTATGGGCGATCGCCCTACCCTTGCTCATCCAAACGGGGCTGATTGTTTCGGTGCCCCTGCGGGCGGCGATCGCCCGGGTGGTGGGTAAAACGGTGGTGTTGCAAACGGTGCCGGTGGATCCCTACGATCCCTTTCGGGGCTATTACACAACCCTGCGCTACGACATCTCTCAACGGGGGTTTCTCAGCACGCTCGACGGCTGGGATACGGTCAAACCCATGCTAGAGTCGGCATCCACATCAGAGTTACTGGAGCCGGGAAGGCCGTTTTTTGTGATGCTAGAAGTTCCTGAAACTGGCAATGCGCCGACCGTTCCCCCGGCTGTCTGGCAACCCGTTGCTGTTTCTCGACAGCGCCCGCAGAATTTATCCAACAATCAAATTGCCCTGAAGGGCATCTATCGGAGCGATCACATTATCTACGGCCTGGAACGATACTACCTGCCCGAAGCTGAGCGGATTGATTTGGATCAGCGGATCCGGGCCGCCCAAACCGTTGAAGAATCTCCCCGGCTGCAAGTGGAGGTACGCATCGGCCCCTTTGGCAATGCCGTGCCGATTGCCCTCTGGCTGCAAGATGAACGGATTATGTTTTAG
- a CDS encoding DUF3153 domain-containing protein produces the protein MRWIKGCLQIVLVLGVVLLTGCLQYDLDIQFDSQTHGQWVQQLRWRGSGISASSTLEPWLHVLTQRTQAVQGKIRVVADNTLEITVPFNNGKEFETRFNQFFSPLEDAPPMTLPGGEPIQAELSIRQGNWLLAIDNHISLRIDLTAVPDLTDTALPLLQAAQLLEGRVTVTTPWGVRSPTQRGASPEKWPLVAGEVNQIEADFWVPSPIGIGALVIVVLVALGYSLKYRFSGKPIP, from the coding sequence GTGCGCTGGATTAAGGGATGCCTTCAGATAGTTTTGGTGCTGGGTGTGGTTTTGTTGACAGGTTGTCTCCAGTACGACCTTGATATCCAGTTTGATAGTCAGACCCACGGTCAGTGGGTGCAGCAGCTGCGCTGGCGGGGCAGTGGGATCTCTGCATCTTCTACGCTAGAGCCCTGGCTACACGTTTTAACGCAGCGAACCCAAGCGGTGCAGGGCAAAATTCGGGTGGTGGCCGACAATACGCTGGAAATTACCGTGCCGTTCAATAACGGCAAAGAGTTCGAGACTCGCTTCAATCAATTCTTTAGCCCGTTAGAAGACGCGCCTCCCATGACGTTACCCGGTGGCGAACCAATTCAGGCCGAATTATCGATACGGCAGGGAAACTGGCTGCTGGCCATTGATAACCACATCAGCCTCCGCATTGACTTAACAGCGGTGCCCGACCTGACAGATACTGCGCTACCCCTGTTGCAGGCGGCGCAATTGCTAGAAGGTCGCGTCACAGTGACCACTCCCTGGGGGGTGCGATCGCCCACTCAAAGGGGGGCCTCTCCTGAAAAATGGCCCCTCGTGGCTGGCGAAGTGAATCAGATTGAAGCAGACTTTTGGGTGCCTAGCCCTATTGGTATTGGGGCTTTGGTGATTGTTGTGCTGGTCGCGTTGGGATACAGCCTCAAATACCGATTTTCTGGAAAACCGATTCCCTAA
- the gloA gene encoding lactoylglutathione lyase: MRLLHTMLRVGNLEESLKFYCDILGMKHLRQKDYPGGEFTLAFVGYGDESDHTVLELTYNWGTDHYDLGDGYGHIALGVDDIYGTCEAIKAQGGQVVREPGPMKHGSTVIAFVEDPDGYKVELIQLGTQGSAQKPAEPAAQAVG, translated from the coding sequence ATGCGACTCCTGCACACCATGTTGCGCGTGGGCAATTTAGAAGAATCTCTGAAGTTCTACTGCGACATTTTAGGGATGAAGCACTTGCGCCAAAAAGATTATCCTGGCGGCGAGTTTACCCTTGCCTTTGTGGGCTATGGCGATGAGTCTGACCATACGGTTCTAGAACTGACCTATAACTGGGGGACGGATCACTACGATCTGGGAGATGGCTATGGTCATATTGCCCTCGGGGTCGATGACATCTACGGCACCTGCGAGGCTATCAAGGCGCAGGGCGGTCAGGTTGTTCGTGAACCCGGCCCGATGAAACATGGCTCCACCGTGATTGCCTTTGTGGAAGATCCCGATGGTTATAAGGTTGAGCTGATTCAGTTAGGCACTCAAGGTTCAGCTCAAAAGCCAGCAGAACCTGCCGCTCAGGCCGTTGGGTAA
- a CDS encoding AzlD domain-containing protein produces the protein MTHELMLIGGMTLVTVLTRYPLLAMSGRFTLPPRLLQALNYVPPAVLTAIVVPIVLVEGDSLWLGPGNPRLIGAMTALGIGLWRKNLLLTIVVGMGAFLLWQGLFTQ, from the coding sequence ATGACCCACGAACTGATGCTCATCGGGGGGATGACCCTGGTCACAGTTTTGACTCGCTATCCGCTGCTGGCCATGAGTGGTCGGTTTACCTTGCCCCCCCGCCTGCTGCAGGCGTTAAACTACGTGCCCCCAGCGGTGCTCACGGCGATCGTCGTGCCTATTGTTTTAGTGGAAGGGGATAGCCTCTGGCTAGGGCCAGGCAATCCGCGCTTAATCGGAGCTATGACAGCCCTCGGAATAGGACTTTGGCGCAAAAACTTGCTGTTGACCATCGTGGTGGGGATGGGAGCTTTTTTGCTGTGGCAGGGACTCTTCACCCAGTGA
- a CDS encoding AzlC family ABC transporter permease: protein MAIASDSAQRTSPWQEFWAGARQTIPLIVGAIPFGIIFGTLAQTSGLSFAGALAMSACVFAGSSQFIALGLLAAGSPLGMIVLTTWVVNLRHLLYSVGLVPHLKSLSHGWKLALGFWLTDETFMVAIQRYRHRDRSPYKHWFHLGSAIAMYGNWQLSTLLGLTLGQSLPNAAAWGLDFAMVATFIGMTIPYLTTRPMVATVIVAGGMALVARSLPHQLGLMVAAIAGITAGVVIETRLKSGEPCQ from the coding sequence ATGGCGATCGCGTCTGATTCAGCTCAGCGCACCTCTCCCTGGCAAGAGTTTTGGGCCGGGGCACGACAGACCATTCCACTGATTGTCGGCGCTATTCCGTTCGGCATTATTTTTGGCACCCTGGCCCAAACAAGTGGCCTATCGTTTGCTGGGGCATTGGCGATGTCGGCCTGTGTCTTTGCAGGCTCGTCGCAGTTCATTGCCCTGGGGCTACTGGCAGCAGGGTCTCCTCTAGGGATGATTGTGCTGACGACCTGGGTCGTTAACCTGCGGCATCTTCTCTATTCAGTTGGCTTGGTGCCTCATCTCAAGTCCCTGAGTCACGGGTGGAAGCTGGCACTCGGATTTTGGCTCACGGATGAAACGTTTATGGTCGCCATTCAGCGCTATCGCCACCGCGATCGCTCACCCTATAAACACTGGTTCCATTTGGGCTCTGCCATCGCCATGTATGGCAACTGGCAGCTCTCTACTTTGTTAGGGCTCACCCTAGGGCAAAGCCTACCAAATGCAGCGGCCTGGGGGTTGGATTTTGCGATGGTGGCCACTTTTATCGGCATGACAATTCCCTACCTTACGACTCGCCCTATGGTGGCCACGGTGATCGTGGCAGGGGGGATGGCCTTGGTGGCGCGATCGCTGCCTCATCAGCTAGGGCTCATGGTCGCTGCAATCGCGGGCATTACCGCTGGCGTTGTGATTGAAACTCGATTGAAGTCTGGAGAACCCTGCCAATGA
- a CDS encoding AraC family transcriptional regulator gives MTQESVTFWRDSTLADMEVLKATYVTHSFSRHSHEGYAIGIIESGVEAFAYRGSTYRASPGTLVVIHPGEVHTGYAGREGGWQYRMIYPSVPLIQRAVAELGLPTWQVPFFPEAVIRDRGLAQQFLAFHQALEQVALPLERESRLLWLAATLIHQHGEMRSPLPQISRDRTIAQQVQAYLQEHYSETITLNHLAQTVNVPPLKLLRLCRREWGLPPHRYLIQVRVQQAKQRIAARAPLAVVAAETGFADQSHLTRHFKRLVGVTPGQYRAGC, from the coding sequence ATGACGCAAGAATCTGTAACGTTTTGGCGAGATTCAACGCTGGCGGATATGGAGGTCCTTAAGGCGACCTACGTAACCCATAGCTTCAGCCGTCATAGCCACGAGGGCTACGCCATAGGTATTATCGAATCTGGGGTAGAGGCCTTTGCTTATCGGGGCAGCACCTATCGAGCGTCGCCAGGCACCCTGGTTGTCATTCATCCAGGGGAAGTTCATACCGGCTATGCCGGTAGGGAAGGGGGTTGGCAATATCGCATGATTTATCCGTCAGTCCCCCTGATCCAGCGGGCGGTAGCGGAGTTAGGGTTACCCACCTGGCAAGTTCCGTTTTTTCCAGAAGCGGTCATTCGCGATCGCGGTTTGGCACAACAGTTTCTGGCTTTTCACCAGGCTTTAGAACAAGTAGCGTTGCCCCTAGAACGCGAATCGAGATTACTGTGGCTAGCGGCAACGCTGATTCATCAGCACGGAGAAATGCGATCGCCTCTGCCCCAGATCTCTCGAGATCGGACGATCGCGCAACAGGTGCAAGCCTACTTACAAGAGCATTATTCTGAAACCATTACCCTGAATCACCTAGCCCAAACGGTTAACGTACCACCGCTGAAACTCTTACGGCTCTGTCGTCGCGAGTGGGGTTTGCCACCCCACCGATATCTGATTCAGGTGCGGGTGCAACAGGCAAAGCAACGCATTGCGGCGAGAGCCCCCCTGGCGGTCGTGGCAGCAGAGACCGGGTTTGCCGATCAAAGCCACTTGACTCGACATTTCAAGCGATTGGTCGGGGTCACCCCCGGTCAGTATCGGGCGGGCTGTTGA